TTTGCCAACTTTGCACTTAATAAAGGCCAATTGCGTCTGTGTATCCGCCAAAAATAGTATTGGATTTTTCAAATCGTATATTAAAGCAAAATAacaatcttttatttaattaaaaaataaaatctaaaatctaaACACATACAGGGGCAGATATTCTGTAGCGTTTGGCTATAGCCCCAACAAATTAGAACATACTCCATTTCATTCAATgctgaaattattttaaaattataatggtAAGGCGCCGGTCGGGTCGggtcatattttaattttatgataatatatatatatatataatcaagtTAGCAAGGTTTTTAACTGGTCACACACAAAAGGGTGGTttgttgaaaacaaaatatataatttattttatgatttatcaCCTACTCTACGTTTGCATCGTCCAAAACTCCCCTAAATGAACCTtcctataaattaaaattcaaatacgAGTTGAGTTTGTCTATTGAATGATGACTTAagactttataaaattaagataatttttttaaaaaaaatcatattcgCAGGCTCTCCTCGCTGTTTGGTTTGAAAATGGTTAGGGGGCCGGGCAGCCGAGAAATCATCTATTCAAATGGTTTTGGTGTCAAATTTTGAGTGGACTAGtaattcatattataattgtgtacaaaaatttgttattacaTAAGTAAATTTAGaggatattttttaaaatgagagTTCccttgttttaataaaataaggactaaattaaactattaaaaaaattacagactTAATACAGCGTGTTTTGTCACACAAAATATCTCGCCAACGGAAGATTCCACATAACTTCAAATTTATCAAGCTTTTTGTGCAACTAAGAGAATTTCTAGaattcatttgatttgattaatacTGAATTAACAGCTAAACTACCATTAATTTGTCTAAATGTGACAGGTTGCTTTCAAAAGTTTCTATCAAATATTGATTTGCCATTTTGCCTGATCCTTGCCTGTATGCACCATACGCGTGGCTAAAACGTTTTCCACGTTTTGTCAAAATGACACTCTTCAAAATAATGcctttctttgtattttattcCACGGTTAATTAGCATATGGAAGTCAGTtgcttttttatcttttaattccATTCacgttttaaaattatctataAGTCCACACTTAGAGCACTACCCTAGCTTTTTATataagagtgatgatacaatTACAAACGCTTATATAAACTtatcttgtataaattgatgtgacattaattcattagttgaatgaaaatataaaataatagaaataaatcatgtgggtcaagagatatttaatttaaccaatgaattagcgccacatcagtttgtacaaaataaatttgtacaatagtttgtaactatatcattactctttataTAATATCatcagaaaaattgaaaaaaaaaatattagaatgaaTTTTGATCAATACAATAATTTCAGGATTTTGgggaaagaggaaaagaaaaaaaaaacaaaaaaaaaaacacgtaTCTTGTTATGCTAACGAACGAGgcaaattattacaaaatatgcTCAATTCCACAATATTGTCAAGGCTTCGAAAATTTCACAACAAGAGGTGCATAACGTTACAAAAACgtgataaaacaaaacataaagtTTTATAGAATCGCTATAAGCAATAACACAATCATCAATCAGAGGTGATTAGatgattatttaatataacttaTCTAATGATCATAAgtacttatttaatctcataagttcttattaaaatttttattgttatttggttttttttttaacagtaGAGCTTTTGATGACtaaataagatattttgcatttactagtaaaaactcaaattttaggattttgagAGTAGAGTTtgaaaagcttttttttttaatgttaaaatttcaaaaatattatttacttgtttaataattttatttcattcttttcataacataactttaaaaaacttgtttgttataaaaattttataattttgaataaaaactCTCATTGACAAcgaaacaactaaaattttttaggtaGAACCTTTGTTTATAAAAGATCTACTAACataaattctatttaaataaatactatttGAAAGGTTATATCAAACCAAgcctaattaaaaaatgaaaaacactTTCCTCTATTGTATTTTCAAGGATAAACCTATTATCCACAGTAAggtcaaacaaataaatttaaataaaaaattgataagatagacataaattacttaccaaatatgattttttttaaaaaaatttaaataagaggTTAAAGGAAGTTAAAACTCTAATTTCCTCTAACATTATTACAACATCATCATTTATCTTGTGCACGTGCATCCTAAAGAGAAATTCTATGACacctttaatatattataatcaatTGATGCATACATAAcatgtgtaattaaatttaatataactactactaaatacatatatatatcatatcattatttacttattatatgattaaaatgGTACATCTGCTGCATTCTAAATTTTCTCATACTTTACAAATGAATCGAGCAATAACGTTGAGTACCTACGTATTGCTCAAAATAGTGTTGCATTGTTAAAAAAACATTGTATAAATCGAatcaatttctattttataaattgCATACGTTCACTTCCAAGAACTCTAAATTATATACATTATTTGCCATCTCAGCGACTCAGCCCCACGCTATCCCTCTTCCGGTATAAAATGACAGAAATTTTGATTCCATAACTTGAATGTCAttcttcaaatatatatatatatatatatacattctATTTTAATCTAGAATTAGAATTGCACACGCGTCTACCTCTTTTGCATGAGATGGAAAAGCTTAAAATAGCACCCTATGATGACTTTGCATTAGTTCGGCTCTAAAGAGATTCAAATTATGAAACAAGAAACCCAAAGCTAAAGCTAATTATTCGAGCCCAAAATATGATctgtttgttaattattacaaGAAGGCAATgctaaacaaaaaagaaaaaaaaaacattatggaaaattattattattattattattaagctagagctacaaaatataattgtgaCACATAGCTAGCACGTGAAGCCAATTCAGCCAACGTGGGATGAGATTGTtctcaaattatatatatcaacctctctaaatatttttaggcCCTATTTAGTATTGATGTGTTAtatcttttaagttacaattattgtgaaaaaaaagttgtaattataaaataaaaattaatagtatgtaataaatattaattttaaataataactttgacaaaattaataaaaatataatatatttttcatcatataagcataaaagaaaattaacttacCTTCTAAGTTATAACTGTTAGTGtttaataaatactttaatactgtaattttaaaattataattatccaACCTTAATCCTAAATTGAGCTTTCGTTGTTCAACTTTTCCAGGTGCGTTTACTTGCTTGCACTTTTGTGATGTCCATTAACCATTTGGTGATATTgagttttcaattattaaagtaAGAGATGGATTGAAAGTTGGCCGGCCATTAGTAAGGtgaaaatacatatttattaagttaataccacaaatattttactaaGTTAATACAATTTCTATTTAGTGTAATTTTACAAGTTACGTCTGATACACCCCGAGCTATGTTATCACTGTATAAATTGATTCGCAATAAATCATTACTTGTTACGTGGAAGgattgtaatataaattacgaatgtatatatatatatatatatggtaaatgctaagttacaataattgtaacatatattttttatgtgaaCCATACAATTTGTGGGTCCTATAATTTTGTGTGGTTCACGTGAGGgatgtatgttacaattattataacttagaggctccctctctctctctctctctctatatatatatatatatatgttaaaagTGAGTTCTTTCCTAGAAAAGAAGCAgcaatttttaatgaatttcttTAATGAAGTTTACGaaacaattattaacaatattatattatagacAACCAAAACTTTTAACTACAACCGAGGAAGgtatatttaaacaaaattatcgTATTGGAGACGGTAAACTGATGATACATTTATGGATAAATATTTGTTCACATTAATGCAGTTAGCGTACAAAACCAAAACTCAATGGTATGAAAAGTATTATTAGTTCAATAGTTTGTAAGAGGCAGATTGAATGATGTTGGTGTTGCGAAGCAATTATATGTTTGATGCATAAGTCGATTATTTTAAGAgcaatgttgttgttgttgttgtttttgaaTTCTGTTATATACAGATTGTTACTGATATTATATcagatattataattaatattgataatcatattttacaattagGACTACCGTCGTACATTGATACACTGAAACATTTGTCCAAATGTTTTAAACTCTATTTAATATTCGAGGAAGATGGATGCATACTCTACTCATATTTCGTAAGGAATAGATTGTCTtcactcaattaattaataattgagtAACTATTGAAACTAACctccataaattttttatgaagaCTCGAATCTTTACACTAAACAATGTTgtttagattaaaataataaaaaaataataaaaaagataaaatattgaCAAATACAATATAAGATTGATggatttattcatttaatttataacacCGAAAACCTGACTCGGCCGGGTACATTGTTTTTGTCGACATTTTATAACCGTTTTGATTCACAAACAACTGTTAACCTGTACAATTCCCAAGGAGATAAAAGAACCGGATTTTGCTTCGACTGGACCATAATATAAAACAACAATTCTTGAAGGGTCATATCATAAATGTAATGAATTATAAAACTAATCTTctttatatgtgtatatatatatatatcgatATGGTTGGCTCTTCCCTTCATTGTGCATTTCCCTAAGCAACATCCATTTTATCGACGCGTTTTGAACACGTAATTTGCCTTAAATTACCATATTGGCCGAACTTCAACCTATCGGGACTCTCAGATTTACCACGTCATCGACGCCCTGATCTCTctgtaattttccttttttaaaaactataaaaatatcttCTTCATCCTCTCTTGCATATAAAAATTCGTACACAGCTCTTTCTCATCAACctattcttcttctcatccAATACTCGTAATAACTCTCAAACAAACcaacaggaaaataataaatataataataagaagaagaatcaAATTTCTTTAGCAGAGGATCATCAGGAGCAATGAGTTACTACAATCAGAATCAGCCCCCTGTTGGTGTACCCCCTCAGCAAGGTCCTCGCATTCTTCAATTCATTCAAGTTGTTTATCTggtttttcattaattttttattattattttggatcTGGAAAccattttaagtttttgttcttaaattttggatctgttattgacttttttttttgttttttaattatggaTGTGTTTGGAAACGGGTGTTAGGTTATCCTCCAGAGGGATATCCGAAGGACGCTTATCCTCCACCGGGATATCCTCCTCAGCAGGGATACCCCCCGGGTGGTGGCTATCCTCCACAACAAGGATACCCTGCGCAGGGTGGCTACCCGCCTACTCAGTACGCTCCTCAATACGGCCAGCCTCCCCCCCCGCAACAAAAACAAAGCGTTGGTTGCCTCGAAGGATGgtgattctctctctctctctctctctctctctattgtACGTGCATGTATGTGTACACTGTGCCGGACCTTTGATCTTTTGATTTGATAGTGTTCTTCGTAATAGAGAACTGACAAATTTGGGAAATCCCATCATACAAATCTGTAAATACGACGGGTCAACATGCAAATCTGAAATTATTTAGGTCATCATTAGGTGAATTTTCATGTTGGCTCCCCCCCGATTTACCCATATCACGACATGGCCTTCAAAGGTTTGTTAATTTCACTTTTGAGGCTCCCGGTTGTACTTATATGATGGTGAAGGTTCCGCGCCACTGGCGGTGGCGACCGGTGAGTGAAAAGAACTCGGTAGATCTGACTTCTGAGTTAACTCGTAGGGTGAGCGTGCGTACGTTAGCAAAACGTGCGCAGTTTTGGGTTTCGGGTTGTCTCTGTTGGGAATTGGGATTGGTTTTGACCGTGGTTCATGTCGAGGGTTGAGTTGTTCTCACATGGAATTAGGTGAGTTAGTTGAAGGTTGTTTCGGACATTTTACCAGTTACAACTCTATGTGGCAGTTTTTGTTATTCCCAAGAAATCCTCTTTGTCCGATGGCATTTTGGGTATTTTTGCAATTTTGGTAATCTCGTATAAGAGAGAATCTGAGGGTAAATATCTATTCACCacctaatattttatattttattaaatatacactagtttttttttttttttttgtagtttttcATCTGAAATTTACAAAGTGTGTTATTTATCTCCTTTTCTGTTAATACCATTGAaggatttaacaaaaatattagtaaattaaaaattttatccatGAATGTAAAAAagctatttttattagttgttATTTTTGATACTTTTGAAATGTGCTGTTATTTTGGACGGATGAGAACAAACAGTAAACTCTAAGTTTTTCATAACTGgctgttatttttaattaatgggAACAAAATATGTTGTTGACTGTTTCTCATTACtggttttttaattattttaatagaatgctaattttagtgattttatatctttaaattaCCAAGTGTGATGAGTTTATATAGCTAATTTTGTAGCCGTTATTGGTCCCAACAGCTacagtatatatatatatatatttaattacattCAGGGGCAAAATAGCTATTTTATGAATATTCTATTGAGTTATCGGGTAAgtgatatattttgtaaacttAACTTAAGGTGGAtaattgcaaaagaaaaaaagtttgtgtatttttgataaagttCGAACCATATGGTGGTCGGTAGaccctaaaaataattagttgtatAATTAGGTGATGGCTCATTATTAGTAAATGTTATTCTTGCTATTATTTCTAGTtcaaaattaatctaaatttagcTGAAGCGTGATAATAACtacaaataatttgt
This window of the Citrus sinensis cultivar Valencia sweet orange chromosome 8, DVS_A1.0, whole genome shotgun sequence genome carries:
- the LOC102629707 gene encoding cysteine-rich and transmembrane domain-containing protein WIH2-like; amino-acid sequence: MSYYNQNQPPVGVPPQQGYPPEGYPKDAYPPPGYPPQQGYPPGGGYPPQQGYPAQGGYPPTQYAPQYGQPPPPQQKQSVGCLEGCLAALCCCCLLDACF